A section of the Mycobacterium sp. 3519A genome encodes:
- a CDS encoding GMC family oxidoreductase, with translation MQSPHGVQLKGTVLLSSYDYVIIGGGTGGCVVGGRLAPSGASVLLLEAGPVEPPDVVSSPDAFPLQLMGSQLDWCYRTVPQSGTGDTEHFVSAGRVLGGSSSINAMAHIRGHRANYDRWADYGLTGWSYDDLLPHFKRSETATSGDGDLRGLRGPLRVGPVDSGTDGAPAFHAGVVEAGFPVTADINGHVQVGAFQFDMNIVEGRRQSAADAYLAPQRHRANLDIVGGAFVSRLVIRGDRCVAVEFTVDGRHESVSVEREVILACGAIGSPKVLLLSGIGPAAHLHDVGIEPVVDLPGVGENLQDHIQSRVVYSSSKPMQSSSNGVCRTAALLRSGHFADPAPDVFVMMLDFPVGPVSTETALAPRMPDLGYTLAFSHQAPPASRGSVRLADRHHDTAPLVDPCFYTNTADLVAMAEFLAITRRIGETEAFAPWRLQEVLPGPNVNSASEIHRYLRQSTGSSFHPVGTCRMGTDEMAVVDGELRLHGVQGLRVVDASVMPEIVGVNTNATVVAIAERAAELIQST, from the coding sequence GTGCAGTCGCCCCACGGGGTGCAGCTGAAAGGAACCGTGTTGTTGTCGTCGTATGACTACGTCATCATCGGAGGCGGAACCGGAGGGTGCGTGGTGGGCGGACGCCTCGCGCCCAGCGGCGCCAGTGTGTTGCTTCTGGAGGCCGGCCCCGTCGAGCCACCGGACGTGGTCTCGTCGCCGGATGCCTTTCCGCTGCAACTGATGGGCTCACAACTCGACTGGTGCTACCGGACCGTTCCCCAGTCGGGCACCGGTGACACCGAACATTTCGTGTCGGCCGGCCGTGTGCTGGGTGGATCCAGCTCCATCAACGCCATGGCACATATTCGTGGACACCGCGCCAACTACGACCGCTGGGCCGACTACGGTCTGACGGGCTGGAGTTATGACGATCTGTTGCCCCACTTCAAGCGCAGCGAGACAGCGACTTCAGGCGACGGGGACCTTCGCGGCTTGCGGGGGCCGCTGCGTGTGGGGCCCGTCGACTCGGGTACCGACGGAGCACCGGCTTTCCACGCCGGCGTTGTGGAAGCCGGATTCCCCGTCACCGCCGACATCAATGGACATGTCCAGGTGGGCGCGTTCCAATTCGACATGAACATCGTCGAGGGCCGCCGGCAGAGCGCCGCTGATGCTTATCTTGCTCCGCAACGACATAGAGCCAATCTGGACATCGTGGGCGGGGCCTTCGTCAGCAGGCTGGTAATCCGGGGTGATCGTTGCGTAGCAGTGGAATTCACCGTTGATGGCCGACACGAGTCCGTCAGCGTCGAGCGCGAGGTGATCCTGGCATGCGGGGCGATCGGATCACCGAAAGTGCTGCTTCTGTCGGGCATCGGCCCGGCGGCGCATCTTCACGACGTCGGGATCGAACCCGTAGTTGACCTGCCGGGTGTCGGAGAGAACCTTCAGGACCACATCCAGAGTCGGGTGGTGTACTCCTCGAGCAAGCCGATGCAGTCGTCGAGCAACGGCGTCTGTCGCACCGCGGCGCTTTTGCGAAGCGGCCATTTCGCCGATCCCGCCCCGGACGTGTTCGTGATGATGCTCGACTTCCCGGTGGGGCCGGTCTCCACGGAGACGGCGCTGGCTCCCCGGATGCCCGATCTGGGGTACACCCTCGCGTTCTCCCATCAGGCGCCGCCCGCCAGCCGCGGGTCGGTACGGCTCGCAGACCGCCACCACGATACGGCGCCGCTGGTCGATCCGTGCTTCTACACCAACACCGCCGATCTGGTGGCCATGGCCGAGTTTTTGGCAATCACCCGCCGCATCGGGGAGACCGAGGCATTCGCGCCGTGGCGGCTACAGGAGGTGCTGCCGGGCCCGAACGTCAACAGTGCCAGTGAAATTCATCGGTACCTGCGACAATCGACCGGTTCCTCGTTCCACCCGGTCGGAACGTGCCGAATGGGCACCGACGAGATGGCCGTCGTGGATGGTGAACTGAGGCTGCACGGTGTGCAGGGCCTGCGCGTGGTCGATGCCTCGGTGATGCCCGAAATCGTCGGCGTCAACACCAACGCCACCGTCGTTGCGATCGCCGAGCGCGCGGCCGAGCTCATCCAGTCCACCTGA
- a CDS encoding SDR family NAD(P)-dependent oxidoreductase — protein MVSKTWFITGAARGFGQEWTVAALQRGDRVAATARNASRLDELKARHPESLLPIELDVTNRCAVFDAVRRAHEHFGGLDIVVNNAGYGQYGFVEEVTEQQAREQMDVNVFGALWVTQAVLPILRAQRSGHLLQVSSGAGVTAAPGVGLYSASKHALEAFSEALAAEVEPFGIRVTLVEPGLYSTEFKDSVIHADPLPAYDNVRREATRMVAEFLGEPGDPTATRDAILRIVDAEAPPLRVIFGPAILRLVRSAYEQRLQIWEEWEPVTVQAQG, from the coding sequence ATTGTGTCGAAAACGTGGTTCATCACCGGCGCGGCCCGCGGCTTCGGTCAGGAGTGGACGGTGGCAGCGTTGCAGCGGGGGGACCGCGTCGCGGCAACCGCGCGCAACGCTTCAAGACTCGACGAGCTCAAAGCCCGGCATCCCGAGTCGCTCCTGCCGATTGAACTCGACGTGACGAACCGCTGCGCCGTGTTCGACGCGGTGCGAAGGGCCCACGAGCATTTCGGGGGCCTTGACATCGTCGTCAACAACGCGGGGTACGGCCAATACGGGTTCGTCGAGGAGGTGACGGAGCAGCAGGCGCGCGAGCAGATGGACGTGAATGTGTTTGGCGCGCTGTGGGTTACCCAGGCAGTCTTGCCCATCTTGCGCGCGCAGCGGTCCGGGCACCTTTTACAGGTGTCCTCCGGCGCGGGTGTGACGGCCGCTCCCGGCGTCGGCCTCTACAGCGCTTCCAAACATGCGCTGGAGGCATTCTCTGAGGCGCTCGCGGCAGAGGTCGAACCGTTCGGCATCCGCGTGACCCTGGTCGAGCCGGGCCTGTACTCGACCGAATTCAAGGATTCGGTCATCCATGCCGACCCACTGCCCGCCTATGACAATGTGCGCCGCGAGGCGACCCGTATGGTCGCCGAGTTCCTCGGGGAGCCAGGTGATCCGACTGCCACCCGGGACGCCATCCTGCGGATCGTCGACGCGGAGGCGCCACCGCTGCGTGTCATATTCGGCCCGGCGATCCTGCGCCTCGTGCGGTCGGCTTATGAACAGCGGCTGCAGATCTGGGAGGAGTGGGAGCCTGTCACGGTCCAAGCGCAAGGATGA
- a CDS encoding amino acid permease: MHIFNTSSAGIFRRKPVDDVEPEDAGQGAGLQRVLGLWQLTALGIGGIIGAGVFSLAGAVAKESAGPSVVLSFVVACIASACAALSYAEFAGMIPKAGSAYTYGYAVLGEGVGWLIGWDLLLEYTAIVAVVGIGISGYFGFLVEQVGIRLPQWMLGAPGSDPTQPGRVVDLFAVLLCLLIAFVLTRGMRSAARIESILVWLKVAVVVLIIVVGVFYVKTGNYTPFFPFGWSGVFTGASVVFFAVFGYDAMSAAAEESAQARKVLPKAILLSLAVSMMLYVLVCLVLTGMVKYSSIDAESPFAQAFADVGLPGIATLISVGAILGIATVMFTFMFAVTRVWFSMARDGLLPKWFAAVDDKRRVPVRVTWIVGIGSALIAGFTPIAQAAELTNIGILLAFAIVCTAVVVLRYRSPEIERGFRTPGMPVVPVIGVVSSLWLTTYLTSLTWVRFVVWLVIGLVIYATYGYRHSMLNTRVPIND, from the coding sequence GTGCACATCTTCAATACGTCTTCGGCCGGCATCTTCCGGCGCAAGCCAGTCGACGATGTCGAACCGGAGGATGCAGGCCAGGGCGCAGGCCTGCAGCGAGTACTCGGGCTATGGCAGCTCACCGCTCTGGGAATCGGTGGGATCATCGGCGCGGGAGTGTTCTCGCTGGCCGGTGCGGTGGCCAAAGAGTCCGCGGGCCCGTCGGTTGTGCTGTCTTTCGTCGTCGCCTGCATCGCCAGCGCCTGCGCTGCGCTGTCCTACGCCGAGTTCGCCGGGATGATTCCCAAGGCGGGCTCCGCCTACACCTACGGCTATGCCGTGCTGGGCGAAGGGGTGGGATGGCTCATCGGCTGGGATCTGCTGTTGGAATACACCGCCATCGTGGCCGTGGTCGGCATCGGCATATCCGGATATTTCGGGTTCCTGGTCGAACAAGTCGGAATCAGGCTGCCGCAGTGGATGCTTGGAGCACCCGGCAGCGACCCCACTCAGCCGGGCCGGGTCGTCGACCTGTTTGCCGTATTGCTGTGTCTGCTTATCGCATTCGTCCTGACTCGTGGAATGCGCAGCGCCGCGCGGATCGAGAGCATCCTCGTCTGGCTGAAGGTCGCCGTGGTCGTCCTCATCATCGTCGTCGGAGTGTTCTACGTGAAGACAGGCAACTACACCCCGTTTTTCCCCTTTGGCTGGAGCGGCGTCTTCACTGGTGCATCAGTCGTTTTCTTCGCTGTATTCGGGTATGACGCGATGAGCGCGGCCGCCGAGGAATCTGCGCAGGCACGAAAAGTATTGCCGAAGGCCATCCTCTTGTCGCTTGCAGTGTCGATGATGCTCTACGTGCTGGTCTGCCTCGTGCTCACCGGGATGGTCAAATACAGCAGCATCGACGCCGAATCGCCGTTCGCGCAGGCATTCGCCGATGTCGGTCTGCCCGGCATCGCGACGTTGATTTCGGTCGGCGCCATCCTGGGGATCGCCACCGTCATGTTCACCTTCATGTTCGCGGTCACGCGAGTCTGGTTCTCCATGGCCCGCGATGGTCTGTTGCCGAAATGGTTTGCCGCCGTGGACGACAAGCGGCGAGTGCCGGTGCGGGTCACCTGGATCGTGGGGATTGGGTCGGCGTTGATCGCCGGATTCACCCCGATTGCACAAGCTGCTGAGCTGACCAATATCGGTATCCTGCTTGCCTTTGCCATCGTGTGCACGGCAGTCGTCGTGTTGCGTTACCGCTCACCTGAGATTGAGCGCGGCTTCCGCACGCCGGGCATGCCGGTGGTGCCGGTGATCGGGGTGGTCTCTTCTCTGTGGCTGACCACGTATTTGACGTCGCTCACATGGGTCCGGTTCGTGGTGTGGCTGGTGATCGGACTGGTCATCTATGCGACTTACGGATACCGGCATTCGATGCTCAACACCAGGGTGCCGATCAACGACTGA
- a CDS encoding haloacid dehalogenase type II, which produces MLVFDVNETLLDLGSLGPLFERLFGDASVLHTWFDKLVLHSMTLTLSGYYADFFTLGRAVLQLLASSRNVSLAHDDPDLLEQAMRTMPAHPDVEAGLEQLRSEGYRLITLTNSPHRPDTASPLDNAGLSDYFEKQFTVDSTKLFKPSTHLYRRVAAEVGVEVSDCMMIAAHTWDIIGAQGAGMQGALITRRGTAPIVAAGIPVADLIAENIPELAGELIRRKR; this is translated from the coding sequence GTGCTGGTGTTCGACGTCAACGAGACCTTGCTGGACCTCGGCTCACTGGGCCCGCTGTTCGAGCGCTTGTTCGGTGATGCGTCGGTATTACACACCTGGTTCGACAAACTCGTTCTGCACTCGATGACGCTCACGTTATCGGGCTACTACGCCGACTTTTTCACGCTAGGCAGAGCCGTACTTCAGCTGCTGGCGTCCAGTCGTAACGTCTCGCTGGCCCACGACGATCCGGATCTGCTCGAACAGGCCATGCGCACGATGCCGGCGCATCCCGATGTCGAGGCGGGACTCGAACAACTGCGGTCAGAGGGTTATCGCCTTATCACGCTGACCAACTCCCCGCACCGACCCGACACTGCCTCACCATTGGACAACGCAGGGTTGAGTGACTACTTCGAGAAGCAATTCACCGTCGATAGCACCAAACTGTTCAAACCGTCGACGCATCTGTATCGACGTGTCGCTGCAGAAGTCGGCGTTGAGGTGTCGGATTGTATGATGATCGCGGCCCACACGTGGGACATCATCGGCGCCCAGGGAGCAGGCATGCAGGGCGCGCTCATCACGCGGCGCGGTACCGCCCCGATCGTCGCAGCCGGCATCCCCGTGGCCGACCTGATAGCAGAGAACATCCCCGAGCTGGCCGGCGAGCTTATCCGCCGGAAGCGCTAG
- a CDS encoding carbonic anhydrase — translation MTSAANNQSPQPLAANADQALALLTQGNQRFAANKEQHVDDNLDRRTVVRTGQKPFATILSCVDSRVPPEIVFDRGLGDLVVIRSAGEVLDRSVIGSLEFGVAELNTPLLMVLGHQRCGALTAAVDAFDKKTTGQDDLGFLTGALAPAVQQVLGQPGDRVTNAVHANVALTLAQLRQSPLLGPMEKQGKFKMVGGYYSLDTGTVDLI, via the coding sequence ATGACTTCAGCGGCCAACAACCAGAGCCCGCAACCGCTGGCGGCAAACGCTGACCAGGCGTTGGCACTGCTGACTCAAGGCAATCAGCGCTTTGCCGCCAACAAAGAACAACACGTCGACGACAACCTGGATCGGCGCACGGTCGTCAGGACCGGTCAAAAACCCTTCGCGACAATCTTGAGCTGTGTCGACTCGCGCGTTCCGCCGGAAATTGTTTTCGACCGCGGTCTCGGCGACCTGGTCGTCATCCGCTCCGCTGGGGAGGTGCTGGATCGATCTGTGATCGGCAGCCTGGAATTCGGTGTCGCCGAGCTGAATACGCCTCTGCTGATGGTGCTTGGTCATCAGCGGTGCGGGGCGCTGACCGCTGCTGTCGATGCGTTCGACAAGAAGACAACCGGCCAGGACGACCTCGGATTCCTCACCGGCGCACTCGCTCCCGCCGTACAGCAGGTTTTGGGTCAGCCCGGCGACCGGGTGACCAATGCTGTTCACGCCAACGTGGCACTTACCCTCGCCCAGCTTCGTCAGTCGCCTCTTTTGGGACCGATGGAGAAGCAGGGCAAGTTCAAAATGGTCGGCGGCTACTACAGTCTCGACACCGGCACGGTGGACCTGATCTGA
- a CDS encoding MOSC domain-containing protein, with amino-acid sequence MNIVPAGQLSVQTLHRYPVKSMLGQCVDELSVNSCGAHGDRSLALIDRDTGRVASAKQARLWRGLLQCSATVGAAGVQIETPDGTFAVDDSSIDERLSQYLGRAVQLIDRRPAGASVERADPEQVLERGVDAEVDAPLLELAQATSGESFTDFAPLHAITTATLNHVGVEGARYRPNLIIATPPGFPAYAENDWTGHTLRIGSVKLAVMGPTPRCVIPTLEHGSLPGAPQALRTPVAENRVPAFDFGVLPCAGCYLEILEPGILRAGDSIELE; translated from the coding sequence ATGAACATTGTTCCCGCAGGGCAGCTAAGCGTGCAGACACTGCATCGCTACCCGGTCAAGTCGATGCTTGGCCAATGTGTCGACGAATTGTCCGTGAACTCGTGCGGGGCGCATGGGGATCGGTCACTGGCTTTGATCGACCGTGACACCGGTCGGGTGGCAAGCGCAAAACAGGCGCGGCTATGGCGGGGGCTGCTGCAGTGCAGCGCAACCGTAGGAGCAGCTGGTGTACAAATAGAAACGCCGGACGGGACTTTCGCGGTCGATGACAGCTCGATCGACGAGCGGTTGTCCCAATACCTCGGGCGCGCGGTGCAATTGATCGATCGGCGACCGGCCGGTGCGTCGGTCGAGCGCGCGGACCCCGAACAGGTTCTCGAGCGCGGCGTGGATGCCGAGGTCGACGCGCCGCTACTGGAACTAGCGCAGGCGACCTCAGGTGAATCATTCACCGATTTCGCTCCGCTGCACGCGATCACCACCGCGACTCTGAACCACGTCGGCGTCGAGGGGGCGCGTTACCGGCCCAACCTGATCATCGCGACTCCGCCCGGATTCCCCGCCTATGCTGAAAACGACTGGACCGGACACACTCTGCGCATCGGCTCGGTAAAGCTGGCCGTGATGGGGCCTACGCCGCGCTGCGTCATCCCGACGCTCGAACACGGCAGCCTGCCTGGCGCTCCCCAGGCGCTTCGGACACCCGTCGCCGAGAACCGCGTGCCGGCTTTTGATTTCGGCGTACTTCCGTGCGCAGGCTGTTACTTGGAGATCCTTGAGCCCGGAATTCTTCGTGCCGGTGATTCCATTGAGCTGGAATGA
- the ilvC gene encoding ketol-acid reductoisomerase produces MFYDDDADLSIIAGRKVGVIGYGSQGHAHSLSLRDSGVQVKVGLREGSKSRDKVTEQGLEVDTPAEVAKWADVIMLLAPDTAQAEIFKNDIEPNLEDGNALFFGHGLNIHFNLIKPPANVTIGMVAPKGPGHLVRRQFVDGKGVPCLIAVDQDPRGEGEALALSYAKAIGGTRAGVIKTDFKEETETDLFGEQAVLCGGTEELVKAGFDIMVEAGYAPEMAYFEVLHELKLIVDLMYEGGLARMNYSISDTAEFGGYLSGPRVIDDATKDRMRAILKDIQDGSFVKRLVANVEGGNKELEALRKQNAEHPIEVTGKKLRDLMSWVDRPITETA; encoded by the coding sequence ATGTTTTATGACGACGATGCGGATCTGTCGATCATTGCGGGACGTAAGGTCGGTGTCATCGGTTATGGCAGTCAGGGCCATGCGCATTCGCTTTCGCTGCGTGACTCGGGTGTACAGGTGAAAGTTGGCCTCAGGGAGGGGTCGAAGTCGCGGGACAAGGTGACCGAGCAGGGCTTGGAGGTGGATACGCCCGCCGAGGTGGCCAAGTGGGCCGATGTGATCATGCTGCTCGCGCCTGACACCGCGCAGGCTGAGATCTTCAAAAACGACATCGAGCCGAATCTGGAGGACGGCAATGCGCTGTTTTTCGGCCACGGTCTGAACATCCACTTCAACTTGATCAAGCCGCCGGCCAACGTCACGATCGGCATGGTCGCGCCGAAGGGCCCAGGGCATTTGGTGCGCCGCCAGTTCGTCGACGGTAAGGGCGTGCCCTGCTTGATCGCTGTGGATCAGGACCCCAGGGGTGAGGGCGAGGCGCTGGCGCTGTCGTATGCCAAGGCCATCGGCGGCACCCGCGCGGGTGTGATCAAGACCGATTTCAAGGAAGAGACCGAGACCGACCTGTTCGGTGAGCAGGCTGTGCTGTGTGGCGGCACCGAGGAATTGGTCAAGGCGGGCTTCGACATCATGGTGGAGGCCGGCTATGCACCTGAGATGGCGTACTTCGAGGTGCTGCACGAGCTCAAGCTGATCGTGGACCTGATGTATGAGGGCGGCCTGGCCAGGATGAACTATTCGATTTCTGACACCGCGGAGTTCGGCGGCTACCTCTCCGGTCCGCGTGTCATCGACGACGCCACCAAGGACCGGATGCGCGCCATTTTGAAGGACATCCAGGACGGCAGCTTCGTCAAGCGGCTGGTCGCCAACGTCGAGGGTGGCAATAAGGAACTCGAGGCGCTGCGCAAGCAGAACGCCGAGCATCCGATCGAGGTGACCGGCAAGAAGCTGCGCGACCTGATGAGCTGGGTCGACCGCCCGATCACCGAAACCGCTTAA
- a CDS encoding chorismate mutase, which produces MEVDLLKADWLRATSLVKRRDGLRSRIWYSFPNPLIALVDLAAQRLQTAEGLAVWKFQAAENITDSRREQEVIDAAAQRAIANDVEPGYVRDVFRDLIDATVALQHGRFARWKLDPGSVPTGAPNLLACRRIIDAISRAAVDEIARRWTLLKSPTYRTELEDAKAIVIKSRQLDSTLQASLAYATRKYCRVLPRSA; this is translated from the coding sequence ATGGAAGTCGATCTTCTCAAGGCAGACTGGCTGCGCGCGACCAGTCTCGTCAAACGCCGTGATGGCTTGAGATCGCGGATTTGGTATAGCTTTCCCAATCCGCTCATCGCGCTCGTCGACCTTGCGGCACAGCGACTGCAGACTGCCGAAGGCCTGGCAGTTTGGAAGTTTCAGGCGGCTGAGAACATCACCGACTCCAGACGCGAGCAGGAGGTCATCGATGCCGCCGCACAGCGAGCCATCGCCAACGATGTCGAGCCTGGCTACGTTCGCGATGTCTTCCGCGACTTGATCGATGCCACAGTTGCTTTGCAGCACGGACGTTTCGCTCGATGGAAGCTCGATCCGGGCAGTGTGCCTACCGGCGCGCCGAACTTGTTGGCGTGCCGCCGCATCATCGATGCCATTAGCCGGGCGGCGGTGGACGAAATCGCTAGACGCTGGACCCTTTTGAAGTCGCCCACGTATCGGACGGAACTCGAAGACGCCAAGGCGATCGTGATAAAGAGCCGCCAACTCGACTCAACGTTGCAGGCCTCTCTGGCCTATGCCACCCGCAAGTATTGTCGGGTGCTGCCAAGGTCAGCCTAG
- a CDS encoding LysR family transcriptional regulator, which translates to MDLRELRTFVAVVEEGRFAGAAQRLNLSQPAISHTIRGLEKHCGVILLERTNAGVVTTAAGKLLVTEAREVLARYDLAVARMQQGSGEEALLRIGMPFALPPGLSSALSALAARWPSTAISVRQLSTINQIDALKTSELDLGLVRHRPAYSELDAVLLSDEPLGVIISNCQCERLGPSDEVPLEALMDLGLQWHGFPRESSPVWFDELTATLRGYGLHIEPSATYTEDPAPDVTYACLSLGRSFALAPPSCQRALPSPLTWRRLTGDPLRVRTWAAWSATSRRRDLGNLVSLLEDSANDSPTGHANGVYVELTRDVCAEALAS; encoded by the coding sequence ATGGACCTGCGCGAATTGAGGACCTTCGTCGCCGTGGTCGAAGAGGGACGTTTCGCCGGAGCGGCCCAGCGATTGAACCTCAGCCAGCCAGCTATTTCGCATACGATCCGCGGGCTCGAAAAGCACTGTGGCGTCATCCTACTTGAGCGAACCAATGCTGGTGTCGTGACGACTGCGGCAGGCAAATTGCTGGTGACTGAAGCACGAGAGGTACTGGCTCGCTACGACCTGGCAGTCGCCAGGATGCAGCAGGGCAGCGGTGAAGAAGCATTGCTTCGCATCGGCATGCCCTTCGCTTTGCCCCCGGGGCTGAGCAGCGCGTTGTCGGCACTGGCCGCGAGATGGCCGTCAACGGCGATATCTGTTCGCCAGCTCTCGACCATTAATCAAATCGATGCGCTCAAGACGAGTGAGCTTGACCTCGGGCTGGTTCGGCATCGCCCGGCGTATTCTGAACTCGATGCCGTGCTGCTCTCTGATGAGCCATTGGGCGTAATCATCAGCAATTGCCAATGTGAGCGACTCGGCCCGTCAGACGAAGTGCCCTTGGAGGCGCTGATGGATCTGGGTCTGCAATGGCATGGATTTCCACGGGAGAGTAGCCCGGTCTGGTTCGACGAACTGACAGCCACTTTGCGTGGCTATGGTTTACATATCGAACCGTCGGCCACCTACACCGAGGATCCGGCGCCCGATGTGACGTACGCCTGCCTTAGCCTCGGTCGGTCCTTTGCGCTGGCGCCACCGAGCTGCCAACGCGCTCTTCCATCGCCTCTCACGTGGCGCCGGCTGACGGGTGATCCACTGCGAGTGCGCACATGGGCCGCGTGGTCTGCGACGTCACGTCGCCGCGACCTAGGTAATCTCGTCTCTCTGCTCGAAGACAGTGCGAACGATTCGCCTACCGGCCACGCCAATGGGGTGTACGTCGAGTTGACCAGGGATGTGTGCGCCGAAGCCTTGGCGTCGTGA
- a CDS encoding LysE family translocator, with protein sequence MNSDVLSLITIAGAIVIGAISPGPSFVMVAQTSLSKTPRSGRIAALGIAAGGLVFAVAATVGLGATLAYAGPVFLAIKIAGGAYLVYLGIRLWLSTRGQRSAAEPIAVPTSRTFATALLTQLSNPKAIIVYGSVFASALPLHPSHWLLITLPVAVTCIEGCWYLIVATVMSRPGPRGVYAHAGKLLDRTAGTVMGGLGTAFAVDGLRAALR encoded by the coding sequence ATGAATTCCGACGTATTGAGCCTGATCACCATCGCAGGTGCGATCGTGATCGGGGCGATCAGTCCGGGTCCCAGCTTCGTGATGGTGGCTCAAACGTCGCTGTCAAAGACGCCACGCAGCGGCCGAATTGCAGCGCTCGGGATCGCGGCGGGCGGACTGGTGTTCGCAGTGGCAGCGACGGTGGGGCTGGGAGCCACGCTCGCCTACGCCGGCCCAGTCTTTCTCGCGATCAAGATCGCCGGAGGCGCCTATCTGGTCTATCTCGGCATTCGCTTGTGGCTGTCGACCAGAGGGCAACGATCAGCCGCGGAACCGATCGCCGTGCCCACCAGTAGGACGTTCGCGACTGCGCTGCTCACCCAGTTGAGCAATCCAAAGGCGATCATCGTCTATGGCAGCGTCTTTGCGTCGGCGCTTCCGCTGCACCCTTCGCACTGGCTTCTCATCACCCTTCCGGTAGCCGTGACGTGCATCGAGGGCTGCTGGTACCTCATTGTGGCTACAGTGATGTCGCGGCCTGGCCCAAGAGGCGTCTACGCCCACGCGGGAAAGCTTCTCGATCGCACTGCCGGCACGGTGATGGGTGGTCTGGGTACAGCCTTTGCCGTTGACGGTCTGCGCGCCGCTCTGCGCTGA
- a CDS encoding acyl-CoA dehydrogenase family protein: protein MAPTSAVSYSRHAWHNKTGSRGGCRSATIPKGSLIGRDEPKDGNMVSVIDEAPADDADADALLAAAADLVPLLSSNASRGDAERRLPEENLHALREAGLLRLMQPRRFDGFEVSFATKLALMRELGRGDGATAWVASLMTGNACFASMCGDDIQEDIWGADRDALVAAVISTEGSLDRVGAGFRLSGRWPYCSGALHAQWMMLGAEVSDRDLDEDRLGLVFVRASELTIEDTWHVAGMRGTGSNTVIAHDVSVPSHRFVPLSKLLSDEHAVNPHRSPLYRVPFAAAASTDLLGPHLGMACAARDLVLSCLEERGIAGTTYVTATDSPTTRAVIAEAAYHIDVAGMLAHSAVMQVDQAGIVGAVPSLLERARIKMHATRAVVHAREAVRRLVAVHGSRTFAEGQPLQRIWRDCETASHHASSNPAIADEAYGRALLGITETVTVMI, encoded by the coding sequence GTGGCTCCTACCAGCGCGGTGAGTTACTCGCGACATGCCTGGCATAACAAGACCGGTTCTCGCGGCGGCTGCCGATCGGCGACAATCCCTAAGGGGAGTTTGATTGGGCGCGACGAACCGAAAGACGGCAACATGGTTTCGGTAATTGACGAGGCACCGGCCGACGATGCCGACGCCGACGCCCTGCTGGCAGCGGCCGCTGATCTCGTTCCACTGCTGAGCAGCAACGCATCTCGCGGCGATGCCGAGCGGCGACTGCCGGAGGAGAACCTTCACGCCTTGCGCGAGGCTGGACTGTTGCGGCTGATGCAACCGCGGCGGTTTGACGGTTTCGAAGTCAGCTTCGCCACCAAGCTCGCGCTGATGCGCGAACTCGGCCGCGGAGACGGCGCTACGGCGTGGGTGGCCAGCCTGATGACGGGTAACGCCTGTTTCGCCTCCATGTGTGGCGATGACATTCAAGAGGACATCTGGGGTGCGGACCGTGACGCGCTCGTGGCAGCGGTCATCTCCACCGAGGGTTCGCTCGATCGTGTCGGGGCAGGGTTCCGGCTCTCCGGCCGATGGCCCTACTGCTCCGGAGCCTTGCATGCGCAGTGGATGATGCTGGGCGCCGAAGTGTCTGATCGAGATTTGGATGAGGACCGGTTAGGTCTGGTCTTCGTTCGCGCTTCGGAGCTGACAATTGAGGACACGTGGCACGTGGCGGGGATGCGGGGCACTGGATCCAACACCGTTATCGCGCATGATGTCTCGGTGCCCTCGCACCGATTCGTCCCCCTCAGTAAACTTCTGTCTGACGAGCATGCTGTTAATCCGCATCGCAGTCCGCTCTACCGGGTCCCATTCGCGGCTGCAGCGTCGACCGACCTGCTCGGGCCACATCTCGGCATGGCCTGTGCAGCGCGGGATCTTGTTTTATCCTGCCTCGAGGAGCGGGGTATCGCCGGCACCACTTATGTGACTGCCACCGACTCCCCCACCACGCGGGCGGTCATCGCAGAGGCCGCCTACCACATCGACGTCGCGGGAATGCTCGCGCACAGCGCCGTGATGCAGGTTGACCAGGCAGGGATCGTTGGGGCCGTTCCCAGTCTGCTCGAACGAGCCCGCATCAAGATGCACGCAACGCGTGCGGTCGTGCACGCACGTGAAGCAGTCCGTCGATTAGTCGCGGTGCACGGCAGTAGAACGTTTGCCGAAGGTCAACCATTGCAACGTATATGGCGTGACTGTGAGACAGCCAGCCATCATGCCTCAAGTAACCCGGCGATCGCCGACGAGGCATACGGCCGGGCGCTGCTGGGCATCACCGAGACCGTGACCGTCATGATCTAG